From a single Nicotiana tomentosiformis chromosome 2, ASM39032v3, whole genome shotgun sequence genomic region:
- the LOC138905699 gene encoding uncharacterized protein, with amino-acid sequence MGSWEFLEEILLGYRFPERFVQLIMACVTSPKFSVTVNGELHGYFEGQRGLRQGEETSVNRVMEALKHFSEVSGLIANLDKSNIFMAAVTDQTKERPLDDTGFSEGSFPIRYLGLPLSPKKWSKLECQQLIEKITHRIKVTYEKKLSYAGRLQVITAVLFSIYSFWGAVFILPQSVLKEVDKRCRDYLWGTSEDKRRVPLVSWEKICCPKKNGGLNIKGCSSWNKASVGKLLWQLTQSKNSLWVKWVHDIYIKNDPNVWSHTAPQDFSWYWKKLNSLKEKMQEWYVQGKYILTPKGDYSITSSYNALLGGQVKMENASLVWSKFAQPKHRFIAWLATKKRLLTKERLGQMRIIVIDMDCCLCDDQEIETSQHLFGNCPWIHAIRRSFLQWTNTQLHAGEPKLVFDVIRRKHW; translated from the exons ATGGGCAGTTGGGAGTTCTTAGAAGAGATTTTGCTTGGCTATAGATTTCCAGAAAGATTTGTCCAATTGATTATGGCTTGTGTGACTTCACCAAAATTTTCAGTTACTGTAAATGGTGAACTACATGGATATTTTGAAGGGCAAAGGGGACTTCGACAAG GTGAAGAGACATCAGTAAATAGAGTAATGGAAGCACTAAAGCATTTTAGTGAGGTGTCAGGTCTGATAGCAAACTTGGACAAATCTAACATATTCATGGCAGCGGTGACTGATCAAACTAAGGAGAGACCGTTGGATGACACAGGGTTCTCAGAGGGCTCTTTTCCTATTAGGTATCTTGGCCTGCCTCTATCACCTAAGAAGTGGAGCAAGTTGGAATGTCAACAACTGATAGAGAAGATCACTCATAGAATCAAAGTAACATATGAAAAGAAGTTGTCATATGCAGGAAGGCTTCAAGTGATAACTGCAGTTTTGTTTTCAATATACAGCTTTTGGGGTGCAGTGTTTATTTTACCTCAGAGTGTCTTAAAGGAAGTCGATAAACGATGTCGAGATTACTTATGGGGTACTTCAGAAGATAAGAGAAGAGTTCCATTAGTTTCATGGGAGAAGATATGTTGTCCTAAGAAAAATGGTGGCCTAAATATCAAAGGATGCAGTAGTTGGAATAAAGCTTCAGTTGGGAAACTGTTGTGGCAGCTAACTCAGAGCAAGAACTCATTATGGGTCAAATGGGTGCATGACATCTACATCAAGAATGATCCTAATGTATGGTCTCACACTGCGCCCCAAGATTTCAGTTGGTATTGGAAAAAACTGAACTCCCTCAAAGAGAAGATGCAAGAATGGTATGTGCAGGGTAAGTATATACTAACTCCTAAAGGGGACTATTCTATAACAAGCAGCTATAACGCTCTACTGGGAGGCCAAGTGAAGATGGAGAATGCGAGTCTAGTTTGGAGTAAATTTGCACAGCCAAAGCACAGATTCATTGCTTGGCTAGCAACTAAAAAGAGATTGCTGACAAAAGAAAGATTAGGCCAAATGCGGATTATAGTTATAGATATGGACTGCTGTTTATGTGATGATCAAGAAATTGAGACTAGCCAGCATTTGTTTGGTAACTGTCCATGGATACATGCTATAAGAAGATCATTTTTGCAATGGACAAATACTCAACTGCATGCAGGGGAGCCTAAACTGGTATTTGATGTAATTAGAAGGAAGCATTGGTAG